The sequence below is a genomic window from Myxococcus xanthus.
TCCAGGCGCCACTCCGCGGCCCGGGCCAGCAGCACCGGCACATCCAACGGACGCGAGTACACGCCGCCCATCCACTTCGCGCCGGTGACGAGCTCGCGCAGGTCGATGAAGGACAACCACGGCACCGCGTATCCATGGCGCGCATGCTCCAGCGCCACCAGCAGCACCGCGTCCTCCAGCTCCGGGCGGTAGAGGGAGGGGCCATACACGCGCATGGGCTTCGCCCGCTCGAGGATGCCCGCCGTCTGTTCGCGGCGCTGGGGGCCCAGCACGTCCGAATAGAGCAGGATGACCGTGCGCCCGTCGGACACCACCTTCGTGGCGCCGCTGTTCTCCGTGTCGGGCTCTGGGGCGAACTCGTGGTGGGACAGGAAGCCCGAGAAGCCGTCCACGTCCAGGCGCTTCATCAGGATTTGCAGCTCCGGCACGGGCCGGAAGCCCACGTGCGGATAGAGCGAGTCCGCGAAGGACGCGGCCCCCATCAGCACCAGCTTGCGTCCCTCCAGCGCGCCCACGATGCGCTTGAAGTTCACGAGCTTCATCACGTTGTCGTTGACGGAGCCCTGATAGATGCTGAGCAGTTTGTCCCGAGCCCACTCCGGCGCGTTGCCCGCGCCCAGCCGGTACTCCAGGTTGTAGGCCGCCAGGGGCGCCAGGCCCTGCATGATGGCCCAGTCCACATACTCTTCCCAGGGCGCCCCCCGAAGCGCGCCACGCGGCGGGTCGAACGAAGAGAGAACTCGGAAGGTATCGAGAAGACCGGCGGACATGGGCCCCCCTTTAACGGTCCGGACGCATGGCCTGCAACGTCCGGATGGCGTCACGCCCGAGCGCCAAGGGTGAACAGCCGACACTGGGCGGCCTTTCAGGGTGGGTCCCCAAACCGGTCCGAGTGAATACCTGGGCCGCCCGGTACGTCGCGGGCCGGGCAGGCTTTCTTGGAGGCGGCATGTCGCAGCAGGGATGGTCGGACGGGCGTCCGGGCCGTTGGCTCACGCTCGGAGCGCTCGGATGGGTGGCGTGCACAGGCACGACACCCGCGGAACCTCCGGCATTCGACAACACCACGGCGGTGGAGTCGGAGGCCCGGTGCGAGATGCGGCCGCCCTTCGAGCCCCACTTCGAGCCCGAGGTGGAGTGGGCGTGGACGGCCAGTCCCCTCATGCCCACGCATACCAACGCGCAGGCCACGCCCGTGGTGGTGGACGTCAACGCGGATGGCGTCCCCGACGTGGTGTTCAACAGCTTCGAGGGCTGGAACTTCAAGACGAACGGCGTGCTGCGCGCCATCAGCGGCGCGGACGGCTCGGACCTGTGGGCGGTGACGGACCCGGCGTACCGCACCCGGGGCTCCGCCAGCGTCGCCGCGGGCGACATCGACGGCGACGGCAAGGTGGAGCTGTGCACCGTGCCGGAGAGCGCCCAGGGCATCATCTGTTTCGAGCACACCGGCGCCTTCAAGTTCCGCGCGGACGGCCCCCCGCTCGACTGGGGCGGCGTGTCCCTGGCCGACCTGGACGGGGACGGGTCGGTGGAAATCATCGCCGGCAACCACGTCTACGACAGCAGCGGGACGCTCCGGTGGGTGGGGAGCGACGGCGTGGGCAGCCCGGCCAACGACACCGGACCGCTGGCGTTCGCCGTGGACCTGGACGGGGACGGGCTCCAGGAGGTGGTGAATGGCCGCGCCATCTACCGGCATGACGGCACGCTCAAGTGCAAGGCGGCGGAGCTGGGCCACGGGCTCGCGGGCGTGGGCAACTTCGACGCGGGCCCCGAGGGCGAAATCGTCGTGGTGTGGGGCGGCCACGTGTCCTTGATGGACGCGAACTGCAAGGTGAAGTGGACCGTGCAGCACCTGGGCGGCGGCGTGGGTGGACCTCCGAACATCGCGGACTTCGACGGGGACGGGCAGCCGGAGATTGGCGTGGCGGGTGCGTCCCACTACGCCGTGTTCGAGTCGAACGGCACGGTGAAGTGGCTGAGCCCCACGCAGGACCACAGCTCCAACCGCACCGGTTCCTCCACCTTCGACTTCGAGGGCGATGGCCGCGCCGAGGTCGTCTACGCGGACGAGACGGCGCTGCGCATCTACGACGGCGTGACAGGTCAGGTCCGCTTCGAGGCGCCGCACAGCTCGTGCACCGCGTATGAGAATCCGGTGGTCGCGGACGTGGACGGTGATGGCAACGCCGAAATCATCGTCGCGCAGAACACGGCCTGCGGCTACGGCGACTTCCAGGGCATCCGCGTGTACCGGGACCGCAAGGACGGCTGGGTGAACACGCGGCGCATCTGGAACCAGCACGCCTACTCCGTCACCAACGTGAATGACGACGGCACCCTGCCCGCGCGCCCCGTGAGCAACTGGCTGGCGCCGGGGCTCAACACCTTCCGCACCAACAGCCAGGGCACGGGCACCGTGCGGCCCTTCGCGGCGCCGGACCTCGCCATCGGGCAGGTGACGGCCACGTGCACGGGCGAGGGCGCGGTGATGCTCGGCGCGCGGGTGCGCAACCAGGGGGACTCGGCGGCCTCGGCGGGGGTCCAGGTGGCCTTCTACCAGGACGCGGTGGGCGAAGGCGGCACGCTCCTGGGCGTGGCCACCGTGCCCCACAAGCTGAAAGCGGGCGAAGAGACGTCCGTGGAGCTGGCGCTCGACACCCCGGAGAGTGGCTGGGTGCTGGTCTACGCGGTGGTGGATGACGACGGCACCGGCACCGGACGCGAGCTGGAGTGCCGCGAGGACAACAACGCCGCGTCGGCGCAACTGAAGCTGGCGTGCGCACCAAACGAGCCTCCAGTGGCGTTGTGCCGGGACGTCGTCGTGGAGGCGGACGCGCAGTGCCGGGCCTCGGCCAACGTGGACCACGGCAGCCATGACCCGGACGGACAGCCGGGCCCCTTCACGCTGACACAGACGGCGCCCGGGCCCTTCGGCCTGGGGCGACATGCCGTGACGCTGACAGCCCACGACGGCGAAGACAGCGCGGTGTGCCAGGCCACGGTGAAGGTGGTGGACACGACGCTGCCGTCCATCCTCTGTCCGGCGCCGCAGGTGCTGGAGTGCGTGGCGGGCGGCGCGGAGGCGACCTACACCGCTCGGGCGGAGGACAACTGCGGGCCGGTGTCGGTGACGTGCACGCCGCCGGATGGCTCCCGGTTCCCGCTGGGGCGCTCGGTGGTGGACTGCAACGCGGTGGATGGCTCCGGCAACGCGTGCGGCTGCGCCTTCTCCGTGACGGTGCGGGACACGCGGGCGCCCGTGCCCGGCGCGTCCCTGGGCAAGCGGCTGTGGCCGGCGGACCACCAGTACCGCACGGTGACGCTGGCCGAGTGCGCGGCGCCCGCGAAGGACGCATGCATGGGAGACCTGTCGTTGGAGCGGTACGGCCGCATCGTCCGGGTGACGTCGGATGAGTCCGAGGACGTCGCGGGCATCTGCGACGGCACCACTTGCGACGACATCGACGTGCGGGTGAATGCCACCTCCGTCCAACTGCGCGCAGAGCGCGACGACACCGGGGATGGCCGCGTCTACACGGTGCACTACGTGGTGGAGGACCCGTCCGGAAACCGGGCCGACGGGCGCTGCACCGTGGAGGTGCCGCGGGATTCGGCCGGCCAGCAGGTGCACGACAGCGGTCCGAAGTACTGCGTGGGCCAGGGCTGCGCGCCGGGCCTGGGCGGCAGCCCGCTGTGTCCGTGAGGTGAGCAAGGCAGGGGCGTGGAGCGGCGTCGCTCCACCGCCCCGCTTCCGCCCCGCGCATCAGGCGCCGCGACGCGGGTCCCGCACGGCGGGAAGTGTGGCGTCTCCTTCATGAGGCAGGTTCGCATGAAGACGCTGCCTGGCGTGCTGGCGGTGGGAGGGCCTGGCTGGCTGCGGCGGAGGCATGCCGCGCACCCAGCTCAGCCTGGACGGCGCAGCCTCGCCCGCACGGCGTTCCGTGCTCGCCGGACGCCATATCGCGCCACGGAGCCCATCCGTGGCGCCAGCAGCAGCTTCGCCGCCATCCACCCGGTCCGGCCATCCAGCAGCGACGCCCCCAGCAGCCGCGCGTCGGAGAAAAAACGCCGTGCGAGCACTTGCTGCCAGCGAGGCGGAGCCAGCGGCGCCAGCGCCTCGTCCGGCACCGGCGCCGCCAGGAGCCGCCGCGCCACGGCCCACGCATACCAGGCCGCATGTGGGAAGGCCGTGCCGCGTGCCCGCTCCACCACCATCCGCCAGTCCAGCCGCGTATCCGCCAGCGCCAGCAGCTTCAAGTCGAAGAGCCACGCCAACCGCTGCAACGCGTGGTTGCTCGCGTGCAACGCCAGGTAGACGGCCTCGTCCTCGGGCCGTAGCCACCGCACCGCCCGGCCATCCACCGCGCCCGTCTCCGCCCGCGCCAGCAGCGCGTCGCCCTCCAGCGCCTCGCCCCATCCCGCGAGCGCGCGGTAGTGCAGCTCCACCAGCCCCGCCGGCCCGGCCAGCTCCAAGTGGTGAGAGTCCTCTTCCCCGTGCCGGGCGCCGTCGTCCCGCCGCACCGAGAGCCCCACGCGGGCCAGCGCCTGGACCGCGGCGCCCACATCCGCGCGTGCCACCAGCAGGTCCACGTCCGTGGTGGCTCGCTGCAACGGGTCCGGATACAGCCGCAGCGCCAGCCCATACCCCTTTGAGCAGCACCGGTACCTGCCCCACCGTCGCCAGTGCGTCCAGGCTTCGCAGCAGCAGCATCTTCACGCGCAGCGCCCGCGCCGCGTTCCCCAATGCTTCCCGGCGCAGGGACGCACTCGCGGGCTCGGGCAGCGCCCAGCCCGCCCGTTCCACCGCGTGCGCCACGAAGCCCACCAGCCCGTGCCCCACCGCCGTGTGGACCAGTCCGTCCGCCTCCGCGCCCTCCGGAGCGGCGCGCACCGGGGCGTCCGGCCACGCCCGCAGCAGCGCATGGAGCGCGCTTGCCCCCGGGGGCATCGAACCACCCGGACTGGCGCGAGACGGCGCTCGCCCGTCTGGCATCACTTCCTCATCGCGACCAGGCGTCCGGGCTCGGCGTCGGCCCGGGGCCGGAGCCGCCCGGCGACCTCCGCCACCGCGTCCGCCACCTGCTCCAGTGCCAGTTCCTCATCGCGGTTGATGGCGGCCCGGCCATCTCGCCACACCAGCAGCATCGCACCCAGCACCTCGCCGTCGGCCTCGAGCGTGATGCGGACCTCGAATGGCACCCCCGAGCCCGCGGGCCGCTGGGCTTCGAAGACGACGTTGTCCGCGAGCCCCGTGGGACGGACGCGCTGGAAGTGCAACTCCTGGCGCGACAAGCCCAGGGCATCCGCCAGCGGGCGCACCGCGTTCCACACCACCTCCAGCGAAGGCGACGCGCGCACGGCGCGGGTGACGTCCTTCACCATGGTCCGCAGCCAGAGGTTGCGCTGACGTACCTGGTGCATGCCCCTGGCGCGGCCCAGGTCCAGGTAACCCAGCCGCCGCATCAGCAGCACGATGAGCACGCCCATGCCACACAGCAGCATGGCGCTCTGTGCGCTGTTGGCGAAGTTCAGCGCCAGCGCCACCAGCATGAAGAGGCCACACAGGCCATACAGCACCAGCACGGTAGCGCGGTGGCTGAGCACCAGGTGGCTCATCAGCCGGTGATGGATGTGCTCCCGGTCGGCGCTGAACATCGGCCGCCCCAGCAACGAGCGCCGCACCATGGCCAGCAGCGTGTCCATGATGGGCAGCCCCAGCGCCATCACCGGCACCAGCATGGCCACCGCCGTGCCGCTCTTGGTGCTCGTCTTGATGGACACCGCGGCCAGCACGAAGCCCAGGAACATGCTCCCGGTGTCCCCCATGAAGATGGAGGCCGGGTTGAAGTTGAACACCAGGAACCCGAGGATGGCGCCCGCCAGCGCCGCCAACAGCAATGACAGCAGCACGTCGCCTCGCGACAGCGCGAGGATGAAGTTGGTGCCGACGCCGAAGAAGGCCACGCCGCCCGCGAGCCCATCCAGGCCGTCGATGAGGTTGAGCGCGTTGACCACGCCCACCACCCACAACACGGTGAAAGGCAGACTCAACGCGCCCAACACCAACTCCGGGCCGAATGGGTTGGCGATGACGTCGATGCGGAACCCCATGGCATACAAGCCGAACGCCACCGCGAACTGGACAGCGAACTTCAGACGGGCGCCCGCGCCCCGCAGGTCGTCGTAGAGGCCCAGCGCCACAATCGCCGCGCCGCCCAGGAACAGGCCCACCACCAGCTCCGTGTGGGAGCGGAAGTGGTACCCCACGCCAGAGTCCACCAGGAACAACGCGCACAGCGGCGCGAAAAATCCACCGACGATGCCCACCCCGCCCAGCCGGGGAATCGGCCGGACATGGACCTTCCGGCTGGAATTCGCCTGGTCCAGCCATCCCCACGCCAGGGCCCGGTCGCGCACCAGTCGCGTCAGTGCCAGTGCCACCAGCAGCGAGACGAAGAAGGCGACCAGAAGCGTAATCATGGGGCGTGCACCGTCCGCGCATCGTGGCGGCCGGCGGCTCCACGCGTCAATGCACGCGGGAGTACGATAGGTTTGTGAAGCAATGGGCCTTTGCGTCCGCCCGCAGTCCAACCAGGCAAGCGCCCTTTCTAGACGGTCCGCGGCGAGCGGAGAAGCGACTCGTAAAGGATTGACGTGCGCTCGGCAATGTCCCGCCACGTCATGTCCCGCACCGCGGCCTGCGCGGCTTCACGCAACCGGAGCAGGCGAGCGCGGTCCTCCGCCAGCGAGCGCAGCGCCACCACCTGCGCGGCGACGTCTCCCATCGGTACCAACCACCCCGTCTCACCGTCACGCACGACCTGGGGCGCCACGCCCACCGGCGTAGACACCGGCGTGAGCCCGCTGGCCATCGACTCCACCAGCGCCATCCCGAAGCCCTCCGAATGGCTGGGGAAGAACAGCACCTCTTCGTCCCGCAGCAGGCGCGGCAGCTCGGCGCGTGGATAACGAGGCACCACGCGCACGTGCTCGCGCGCCCCAGCGGGAAACGCCGCCAGCACCTCCGCCTCCGGGTTGCCCGTGCCGTACAACGTCAGCGTGAAGGACACGCCTTCGGCATGCAGGTGGGTGGCGACGGCCACCATCTCCGCGCGCCCCTTGAGCGCCAGCCAGCTCCCCACACACGCTATCCGCAGCGGCGCACCAGGCGCGGAAGGCGTGGGCGAAGGCAGCCCCTGGAAGGCCACATCCAGCCCATGGGGGATGACACTCAACTGACGCGCGGGCACGCCCAGCCGTTCCGTCGCGTAGGCGGCATCCTGCGTGTTGAGCAGCACCGCATGGTCCGCGCGCAGCAGGGTCTGGCGCACCTCCCAGAGGCGATAGCCGCCATGGTACAGCGGGTACTTCCAGCTCAGCGCCAGGTGCCCCGCACGCGCGTCGGCGCGCAGCCGTTCGGAGAAGGTGTGCTCCAGGCCGTGGCTGCGCGTCACCAGGGCATGGCGGGCCCGCGCCCCCGGACGGCCCAAGCGCATCCAGGGCCACGCATCCCCAGTGGTGATGTCCAGCACGTCGTACCGACTCGCGGCCCGCAGCAGGTGTGCGGTGAGCATCCAGGGGAACCGCAGCTCGTGCACCGTCGTGTGGTGCCGCAGGCCGGGATAGGCGTCGTCGTAGCTGAAGTAGTCCACCTGGCAGCCCCGCGCCGCCAGCGCCTGCCCCAGCGCGAGCGTCACCCCCGGCGCCCCCATGTCCGGGTTCAGGGGATGGTGGATGCCAAGCAGGATGCGCATGAGAAGGTGGCGGACTTCTAGAACACCCGGAGGGGGCCTGCCTGCTTTTCATGGATGAGCGGCGTGGGCGAGAATGGCACCGTTCCCCATCCCCATGTCCCTGCATTCCGCTCCCACGTTGCAGGCGAGCCTCGACTCGCGTCGCAACAACCTGGACTTCCTGCGCTTCGCCGCGGCGACGTGCGTATTGCTCAGCCATGCCTTCCCCCTGGGCGAGGGCAAGGGGACGGTGGAGCCGCTGGAGTCCTTCACCCGGGGACAGTTCTCCCTGGGACGGCTGGGCGTCGCGGTGTTCCTCATCATCAGCGGCGTGCTCATCACCCGGAGCTGGGAGCGGACGCCCGACGCGGCGCGCTTCATCTGGGCCCGGGTGCTGCGCATCTTCCCCGGGCTGGGGGCCATGCTGCTGCTGACGGTGGGGGTGCTGGGGCCGGCCTTCACCCGGCTGTCCCTGGGCGACTACTTCACGGCCCCGGACACGGCCCTGTACCTGCTGGGCAACTTCGCCCTGAACTGGCCCCAGTGGCACCTGCCGGGCGTCTTCGAGGCGAACGCCTACCCCCACGCCGTCAACGGCTCGCTGTGGACGCTGAAGTACGAGGTCGGCTTCTACCTGCTGACGCTGGGCCTGGGCCTGACGGGCCTCTTGCGCAAGGGCATGGTCATCTTCGGCCTCGTCGGCGCGGCGGTGGCCACCTTCGTCACCGGACGGCTGGGCTTCTGGCCGGAGCTGTACCTGTACTTCGGCGGCGGCGTGGCGCTGTACCAGTGGCGCGAACACGTGCGCATGAGCCCCTGGGTGGCGGCGGCGTGCGTGGTGGGGTGGCTCATCACGGCCCGGCTCGGATACGGCTGCCGCATCGCCACCGGCCTGCTGGGCGGATACGTCGTGCTGTACCTCGCCTTCCGGCCCATGGGGGCGCTGGCGGACTTCGGGCGCCGGGGCGACCTGTCCTACGGCGTCTACCTCTACGCCTTCCCCGTGCAGCAGGCCGTCACCACCCTGCTGGGCGGGCCCACGGCGTGGTGGGTGAACGCAGCGGTGGCCTTCCCCTGTGTGCTGCTGCTGGCGGCGCTGTCGTGGCGGTGGGTGGAGCAGCCCGCCTTGCGGCGCAAGGACAGGCTCCCCGCGTGGGTGAGGCGTCCGGCGGTCTCCGTCACAGCGGTTCCGAAGACGCCGTCCCGGCCGGCTGGGCCGCACTGAAGTTGTCGCCCGCCAGCCGGTCATACGTGAGCAGGCGGTAGCGCCGCATCCAGTCCTCCCATGAGCCCGGCTCCTGGGCCTTGGGGACCTTGTCGCCCGCGGGCAGGTATTCGCCGGAGGCGTTGCGCAGCAGGTCTCCCCGGACCACGGGCAGCACCTTGGACAATTCGGAGACGAAGGCGAAGAAGCCCGGAGGCCGCAGCCCCGCCGTCTCGAGGATGCGCGGGGTGAGCATGCTGATGCTCAGGTGGATGTCCTGCCGGGGCACGGGGAAGTTCGTCCAGAGGACGACGGGGACCTCCGCCATGCGCTCGCGCTGCGCGTCCGTCCATGGCTCCTGGAAGTAGCCGGCCTCGCGATAGGTCGCGTAGTCCGAGCCCAGCATCGGCAGGTGGTCCCCGAAGAGCACCAGCAGCGTCTTGCGTTTGCGAGCCTCCAGCTTGCGCACCAGCCGCTCCACGGCCGAGTCCATCTGCCGCAGCTTGTGCACGTAGTTCTTCAAGAGCAGCCGGTTGTCCGGCGAGAGCTTCTCGCCCTGCACCTCGATCCGCTCCTCGCCGGTGAGCGGCAGGTTGTAGGGCCCGTGGGTGGACATCGTCACGGCCATGATGAACCGCGGCTGACGCTCGTCGGAGAGCTCGTGGAGGATGTGGTCGACGACCTCCTCGTCCGACACCCAGGGCCCTTCGAGCCGGGGGGAAGTGAAGTCCGTGAGCGACTGGAACGTGTCGAAGCCCAGCAACGGGTACACCACGTCGCGGCTCCAGTAGAACGCGTGGAACGGGTGGATGGCCAGCGTCTGGTAGCCCGCGCGGCGGAACAGCGACGGCAGCGCGTCCACGGGACGCATCACATAGTGCTGGTAGGGAAACGCGCCGTCCGGGGCGAACGACGAGGACATGCCCGTCAGGAGTTCGAACTCCGCGTTGGCCGTGCCACCACCGAAGGCCGGGCTGATGAGGTTGCCCGAGCTGTGGCGCTCCATGAGCGACCGCACGAAGGGCAGCGGATCCTCGCTGAAGGGGATGCCCAGCCGCGTCGGGTCCCAGAGCGATTCGGCCATGAAGACGACGACGTCGACGGGCTCCTGGGGCGCGGCGGGCACCACGCCCGGAGGGCCCCCCAGGGCCGCGTGCACCTGCGCCTGGGAGTACTCACTGCCCGGCTCCAGCCGCAGCCCCTCCCAGTTCCAGAGCATCATCAGCGTGAGCCCGTTCATCTGGAAGTTGGAGCGCTGGTCCCACACCTGGTCGTAGATGCCGAAGCGGTTGAAGACGCGCCGCACGGGCAGGTGCTGTTGGAAGATGATGACCAGCAGGTACGCCACCGCCGCCAGCGCCAGGTTGCGGCGTCCGGCCTTGGGCAACGGGTACCGGGGCGTGCCGCGCGCCACCGCGCGCCACATGACGGCGAGCATGGCCACCAGCAGCAGACACGAGCCAATGGCCGCCACCGCGCCGCCGCCGGGCAGCAGCGTGGGCGCCAGCGATGTCACCTGCCGCCACTCCAGGAAGTCCCAGGGCATCAGCGGCCGGTCGATGAGCTGCACCTTCCGGATGTGCAGGGTGACGGTGAAGAGCATCGCCGCCGCCACCAGGGCCCCCGAGATTCCCACCCGGTTCGTCACCGCCCACAGCAGGCCCGTCACCGCGGAGATGACGCCCACGCTGAGGAGCATGGAGTAGACGTTGCGCTGGGTGATGCCCTCCAGGCCCGAGGACGAGAAGACGGCGATGGTCAGCTCCATGGCCCCGACGAGCACCGCCGAGGCCAGGATGACGCCCACCAACGGCCACAGGTTGGAGGGGGGCCGCTGGAAGAACAAGGTCTTGGGAATCCGTGCGCGACGTGCCAACGACAGGTGCCTCCAGGAGCCGACCAGGGAGCGGGAGGGCGCGGAGACTACCCGACAGGCCCCCTGGCGTTCCATGCGCCTGGGGTCGGGGTTCTGCCGCCTGCCACGCTGTGTGCGGGCGGGCATCCGGCGGAGCGCCCCATGCCCCGTGTACCCAGGCTCACTTCATGGGTGGCTGGGCCAGCAGCGCGGCGCCAATGGCACCGGAAAGTTCTCCCAGTTCCGCGACGCGCACGGGCGGCTGGCGCTCGGGGACGAAGATGTGCGGGCGCATGGCCTCGTGGATGCGGCCGGCGAATTCAGGCCCCAGCCGCGTGCCCAGGCCTCCGCCCAGGACGACTGCCTCCACGTCCAGCAGGTTGATGGCGGAGGCGAGCCCCGCGCCCAGCATCCGCACCGCGCGGCCGAAGAGCCACGTGGCCAGTGCGTCCTCCTGCGCCAGCGCCCGGGCCCAGATGCTGCTGGTCAACCGGGTGCGGCCCTTCTTCCGCATCAAGTCGAAGAGAATCGTCGTCTCGCCCTGGCGCACGGCCTTGTGCGCACGGCGCTCCATGGACGCGCGGCCCGCGTAGGCCTCCAGGCAGCCGCGCCGGCCACAACCACACCGGGCACCGCCCGGCTTCACCACCATGTGGCCCACCTCGCCCGCCGCGCCCCGGCCTCGCCAGGGCACGCCGTCCAGCACCAGCCCACCGCCCACGCCCGTTCCCCACCAGACGCCCAGCAGGGAGCGAAATGCGCGGCCCGCGCCCAGCCGGTACTCCGCCGCCACCGCCACCTGGACGTCGTTGCCCAGCACCACGGGCCGGCCCACCCGCGCGCCCAGGTCCCCCGCCACTGGGTAGGGCGTGCTCCAGCCCCGGCCCACGTTGCTGACATGTCCCAGCGTGCCCTCGTTGGCGTTCACCGCGCCGGGCGCGCCCACGCCCACCCCCAGGAGCTGACGGGACGTCAGGCCCGCCGCGTGCGCCGCGCCCTCCAAGGCGTCGTGGATGGCGCGCACCACGTCGCCGGGCTCGCCGTCGGCGGGCGTGGGCTGGCGCATCTTCCCCAGGACGGTGCCGGCGCGGTCCACCACCACGGCCTCGATTTTCGTCCCGCCCAGGTCGACGCCGCCCCAGCACTCCAGGGTGTCGCGCTCCGCCGCCTTCCCTCGCGAGCCCACCGCGTTCGCCTCCCGCATGACACGCCTCCCCAACGAAGATGCGCAGTCCGCCACGGACCGGGTGAAGGCGGCGGGAAGGCAAGGGAGCGGCCGGCCCGCGTGCCGCCCGGCCTGTCCGTGAGCAACGATTCCCCACCAACGCTTCCACGGCGCCTCGCGGGGCCCGCTAGAAAGGCGCTCCACACAGACGCGCGACAGGAAAGGGGCAAGGGATGGACCTCATCGGACAGCTCTCTCAGCAGCTCGGAGTGAATGGAACGCAGGCCCAGGGGCTGGCGGGCTCGCTGCTGAAGTTGGTGCAGGGCACGGTGCAGGAGAAGCTGGGCCCCGACGCCGCGAACCAGATGGGCCAGGCCATTCCAGAGATGGAGAGCTGGCAGCAGGCCCCCAGCACCACGTCCGCGCCCCAGACGGCGCCGGATGCGGGGGGCGGGCTGATGGGCGCGCTGGGCGGCCTCATGTCCGGTCAGGAGGGCAGCACGGGCGGCATGCTGAGCGCGCTGGGGGGCGTCGCGGGGCAGGCCGGTGATGTGGCCGCCGTGGTGTCCCTGCTGGGCCGCTTCAACATCGACGCGAGCAAGGCGTCCTTGGTGGCGCCCCTGCTGCTGAACTTCCTCAAGTCGCGCCTGGACCCCGCGCTCGTGGGCCGCATCCTCTCCGTGGTGCCGCTGCTGGCCGGCGCGGGCGGTGGTGGCAACACGCCCGGCGGTGGCGGCCTTGGGGGGATGCTGGGCGGGTTGTTGGGCGGCGGACGCTGACGCCCGCGCCGTCAGCGGCCCGACACGCGCTGGCGCACGGTGGTGGCCAGCGCCCACGGCGGGAAGCCCAGCATGTAGCGCCAGCGCGGCACCGCCAGGTGGAGCGGCAGGCCGCGCCGGTACAAGTCCAGCGCCAGGTCCACGCGGCGCTGGGACAACAACCAGTGCGTCACGTGGCGCAGGCTGTAGAGCAGCATCTCCAGCCGCTCACGCCTGCGGGCCGTGCCTCCCGGGTAGCGCCCCAGGCGCTCCTGCTCCAGGAGATACCGCGTACCCCGGTAGCCGGACTCCAGTGACGTGGACGTGGAGCCCACGTGCTGCCGGTAGCCCACCACCACGGGCGCGCGCACCCAGGCGAAGCCCGGGTCCGTGCCCAGCCGGTACAGCAGGTCGTAGTCCTCGCCACTGATGCGCAGCGGGGTGAAGCCCCCCACGCGCCGCAGCGCCTCCGTGCGCACCGCCAGCACGCACGCGGTGCGCGGCGTCCGGTCCTCCGCGCTGGCCAGATAGTCCGCGAAGCGCAGCACCTGGAGCGGCTCGCGGCTCACGGTCGCCAGGGTTTCGGCCCGGGAGAACAGCGCCGCCGTGCCCAGCACCAGCGACGTCCCTTCCGCCTCGAGCACCCGCCGGTACGTGGCCAGCGTCCAGGGGAACCACACGTCGTCACTGTCCAGGAAGGCCACGTAGGTGCCCCGGGCCTCCTGGATGCCCAGGTTGCGCGCGGCGCCAGGGCCCGCGTTGCGCTGGCTGAGCACGCGCACCTGTTCGCCATAGCGGGCCAGCGTCTCCAGCGTGTCGTCGGTGGAGCCGTCATCCACGACGAGCACCTCGAAGTCACGCTCCTCCTGCGCGAACACGGACGCGAGCGCCGCCTCCAGCAGCCGCGCCCGGTTGTACGTGGGGATGATGACGGAGAAGAACGGCATGTCACACGCGGGCGCGC
It includes:
- a CDS encoding glycosyltransferase family 4 protein — encoded protein: MRILLGIHHPLNPDMGAPGVTLALGQALAARGCQVDYFSYDDAYPGLRHHTTVHELRFPWMLTAHLLRAASRYDVLDITTGDAWPWMRLGRPGARARHALVTRSHGLEHTFSERLRADARAGHLALSWKYPLYHGGYRLWEVRQTLLRADHAVLLNTQDAAYATERLGVPARQLSVIPHGLDVAFQGLPSPTPSAPGAPLRIACVGSWLALKGRAEMVAVATHLHAEGVSFTLTLYGTGNPEAEVLAAFPAGAREHVRVVPRYPRAELPRLLRDEEVLFFPSHSEGFGMALVESMASGLTPVSTPVGVAPQVVRDGETGWLVPMGDVAAQVVALRSLAEDRARLLRLREAAQAAVRDMTWRDIAERTSILYESLLRSPRTV
- a CDS encoding acyltransferase family protein codes for the protein MAPFPIPMSLHSAPTLQASLDSRRNNLDFLRFAAATCVLLSHAFPLGEGKGTVEPLESFTRGQFSLGRLGVAVFLIISGVLITRSWERTPDAARFIWARVLRIFPGLGAMLLLTVGVLGPAFTRLSLGDYFTAPDTALYLLGNFALNWPQWHLPGVFEANAYPHAVNGSLWTLKYEVGFYLLTLGLGLTGLLRKGMVIFGLVGAAVATFVTGRLGFWPELYLYFGGGVALYQWREHVRMSPWVAAACVVGWLITARLGYGCRIATGLLGGYVVLYLAFRPMGALADFGRRGDLSYGVYLYAFPVQQAVTTLLGGPTAWWVNAAVAFPCVLLLAALSWRWVEQPALRRKDRLPAWVRRPAVSVTAVPKTPSRPAGPH
- a CDS encoding LTA synthase family protein produces the protein MARRARIPKTLFFQRPPSNLWPLVGVILASAVLVGAMELTIAVFSSSGLEGITQRNVYSMLLSVGVISAVTGLLWAVTNRVGISGALVAAAMLFTVTLHIRKVQLIDRPLMPWDFLEWRQVTSLAPTLLPGGGAVAAIGSCLLLVAMLAVMWRAVARGTPRYPLPKAGRRNLALAAVAYLLVIIFQQHLPVRRVFNRFGIYDQVWDQRSNFQMNGLTLMMLWNWEGLRLEPGSEYSQAQVHAALGGPPGVVPAAPQEPVDVVVFMAESLWDPTRLGIPFSEDPLPFVRSLMERHSSGNLISPAFGGGTANAEFELLTGMSSSFAPDGAFPYQHYVMRPVDALPSLFRRAGYQTLAIHPFHAFYWSRDVVYPLLGFDTFQSLTDFTSPRLEGPWVSDEEVVDHILHELSDERQPRFIMAVTMSTHGPYNLPLTGEERIEVQGEKLSPDNRLLLKNYVHKLRQMDSAVERLVRKLEARKRKTLLVLFGDHLPMLGSDYATYREAGYFQEPWTDAQRERMAEVPVVLWTNFPVPRQDIHLSISMLTPRILETAGLRPPGFFAFVSELSKVLPVVRGDLLRNASGEYLPAGDKVPKAQEPGSWEDWMRRYRLLTYDRLAGDNFSAAQPAGTASSEPL
- a CDS encoding ROK family protein, translating into MREANAVGSRGKAAERDTLECWGGVDLGGTKIEAVVVDRAGTVLGKMRQPTPADGEPGDVVRAIHDALEGAAHAAGLTSRQLLGVGVGAPGAVNANEGTLGHVSNVGRGWSTPYPVAGDLGARVGRPVVLGNDVQVAVAAEYRLGAGRAFRSLLGVWWGTGVGGGLVLDGVPWRGRGAAGEVGHMVVKPGGARCGCGRRGCLEAYAGRASMERRAHKAVRQGETTILFDLMRKKGRTRLTSSIWARALAQEDALATWLFGRAVRMLGAGLASAINLLDVEAVVLGGGLGTRLGPEFAGRIHEAMRPHIFVPERQPPVRVAELGELSGAIGAALLAQPPMK
- a CDS encoding DUF2780 domain-containing protein is translated as MDLIGQLSQQLGVNGTQAQGLAGSLLKLVQGTVQEKLGPDAANQMGQAIPEMESWQQAPSTTSAPQTAPDAGGGLMGALGGLMSGQEGSTGGMLSALGGVAGQAGDVAAVVSLLGRFNIDASKASLVAPLLLNFLKSRLDPALVGRILSVVPLLAGAGGGGNTPGGGGLGGMLGGLLGGGR